Proteins from a genomic interval of Thamnophis elegans isolate rThaEle1 chromosome 2, rThaEle1.pri, whole genome shotgun sequence:
- the SUMO2 gene encoding small ubiquitin-related modifier 2, producing MADEKPKEGVKTENNDHINLKVAGQDGSVVQFKIKRHTPLSKLMKAYCERQGLSMRQIRFRFDGQPINETDTPAQLEMEDEDTIDVFQQQTGGMN from the exons ATGGCTGACGAGAAGCCCAAG gAAGGAGTGAAGACTGAAAATAACGATCATATTAATCTGAAGGTTGCAGGGCAAGATGGATCTGTGGTGCAATTTAAGATTAAAAGGCATACACCACTTAGCAAACTAATGAAAGCTTATTGTGAACGACAG GGTTTGTCAATGAGGCAAATCAGATTCCGGTTTGATGGGCAACCAATCAATGAAACAGATACACCTGCACAG TTGGAAATGGAGGATGAAGATACAATTGATGTGTTCCAGCAGCAGACAGGAGGCATGAACTAA